Proteins encoded by one window of Salvia splendens isolate huo1 chromosome 14, SspV2, whole genome shotgun sequence:
- the LOC121766013 gene encoding pentatricopeptide repeat-containing protein At2g33680-like, whose product MNHAVALPPQSRHLFVSLRRFTEQKNIYPGKCIHSHLLKTGILPTCAPFSIGLLNLYVKCHLISDAHRLFDEMPLKHEAVPWNILINGYSQLGLSRHSFSALQLFKEMLQSSILPESHTFAGVFSASAVLEDAVMAQQAHSFVLKLCDCCDVFVYSSMLNVYCKLGFLGEGRKVFDEMSERNSITWSTLISGYASQRLGSEAFEVFRAMISRGEEMVNEFVLTSVLSAFTSPDYVIMGNQIHSLALKNGCSQIASVANAGITMYAKCGSLEDAVRVFDLSTDKNEITWSAIITGHAQMGAGEKAQALFKEMHSFAMKPSKFTLVGVLNACSDTEEIAVGRQVHAYLVKLGFEFQMYIMTALIDMYAKCGFIVDAQRGFDTLDEADLVLWTSMIGGYVQNGDNESAFGLYYRMQRQGIPPNELTLASVLKACSSLSALEQGKQMHAHVVKNGFTLEVPIGSALSTMYAKCGSLDDCHSVFRRMPARDVVSWNAMISGLSHHGRGTEALDLFEEMLLEGVKPDYVTFVNILSACSHMGLVDRGREYFQLMSQKFCIPPRLEHYACMVDIFGRAGKLQEANEFIESATVDHGLCLWRILLSACRNHRNYELGAYAGEKLMELGSKESSAYVLLSSIYSALGRLDDVTRVRRMMSSRGVNKDPGCSWIELKNQVHVFVAGELLHPEIKSIREELSRFCTLMKDDELYQPKYDLFFGG is encoded by the coding sequence ATGAACCACGCTGTTGCCTTGCCGCCGCAGTCGCGCCATCTCTTCGTCAGCCTCCGCCGCTTCACCGAGCAGAAAAACATTTACCCCGGAAAATGCATCCACTCCCATCTCCTCAAAACTGGGATCCTCCCCACATGCGCACCCTTTTCCATTGGCCTCCTCAACTTGTATGTCAAATGCCACCTCATCTCCGACGCCCATCGCTTGTTCGACGAAATGCCGCTGAAACATGAAGCAGTTCCGTGGAACATCCTTATAAATGGCTACTCTCAACTGGGCCTCTCCCGCCACTCATTCTCTGCTCTCCAACTGTTTAAAGAAATGCTCCAAAGCAGTATCCTTCCCGAGTCGCATACTTTTGCCGGAGTTTTCTCCGCCTCCGCTGTTTTGGAGGACGCGGTTATGGCCCAACAGGCGCACTCTTTCGTGCTGAAGCTGTGTGATTGTTGTGACGTCTTCGTGTATAGTTCTATGCTGAACGTTTACTGTAAATTGGGTTTTCTTGGTGAAGGTCGTAAAGTGTTCGATGAAATGTCCGAGAGGAATTCGATCACTTGGTCTACTTTGATATCTGGCTATGCTTCGCAGAGGCTTGGGAGTGAGGCTTTTGAGGTTTTCAGAGCGATGATTTCTCGGGGAGAGGAAATGGTTAATGAATTTGTATTGACTAGTGTTCTGAGTGCTTTCACTTCTCCTGATTATGTGATTATGGGAAACCAAATTCATTCTTTAGCACTTAAAAACGGCTGCTCCCAAATTGCTTCTGTAGCGAATGCGGGTATCACTATGTACGCCAAGTGCGGAAGCTTAGAGGATGCGGTTCGTGTGTTTGACCTTTCCACGGATAAGAACGAGATCACGTGGTCTGCCATTATTACAGGGCACGCACAGATGGGGGCTGGTGAGAAGGCGCAGGCCTTGTTCAAAGAGATGCATTCTTTTGCGATGAAACCGAGCAAGTTCACCCTTGTAGGGGTGCTTAATGCTTGTAGTGACACTGAAGAAATTGCTGTAGGGAGGCAAGTGCATGCTTATTTGGTAAAATTGGGATTTGAGTTTCAGATGTATATAATGACGGCTTTGATTGACATGTATGCTAAATGTGGTTTCATAGTGGATGCTCAACGGGGGTTTGACACGCTGGATGAAGCTGATCTCGTGCTGTGGACCTCCATGATTGGAGGGTACGTGCAAAATGGTGACAACGAGAGTGCTTTTGGTTTGTATTATAGAATGCAGAGGCAAGGGATTCCTCCCAATGAATTAACATTGGCGAGTGTGTTGAAGGCCTGCTCGAGCCTTTCAGCTTTGGAGCAAGGAAAGCAGATGCATGCTCATGTGGTTAAGAATGGTTTTACTCTTGAAGTTCCAATAGGAAGCGCTCTCTCGACTATGTATGCGAAGTGTGGGAGCCTTGATGATTGCCATTCCGTCTTTAGGAGAATGCCTGCTAGAGATGTGGTGTCGTGGAACGCAATGATTTCCGGACTTTCTCACCATGGCCGGGGAACTGAAGCTCTTGACCTTTTCGAAGAGATGTTGCTGGAAGGTGTCAAACCCGATTATGTTACCTTTGTGAATATCCTTTCTGCCTGTAGCCACATGGGGTTGGTGGATCGAGGCAGGGAGTATTTTCAGCTGATGTCACAGAAATTCTGCATACCTCCGAGGCTGGAGCATTATGCTTGTATGGTCGATATATTTGGCCGTGCTGGGAAGCTCCAAGAAGCAAACGAGTTTATTGAATCAGCGACTGTAGATCACGGCCTCTGTTTGTGGCGGATCTTGTTAAGTGCTTGCAGAAACCATCGTAACTATGAGTTGGGTGCTTATGCTGGAGAAAAGTTGATGGAGCTAGGCTCAAAAGAGTCATCCGCCTATGTGTTGTTGTCGAGTATTTACTCAGCGTTGGGGAGACTAGATGATGTTACGCGAGTTAGAAGAATGATGAGCAGCAGGGGGGTCAATAAAGACCCCGGATGCAGCTGGATTGAGCTCAAAAATCAGGTTCATGTGTTTGTTGCTGGAGAATTGCTGCACCCGGAGATCAAGAGCATACGAGAAGAGTTGTCGAGGTTTTGCACACTGATGAAGGATGATGAGCTTTACCAACCGAAATATGATCTGTTTTTCGGGGGATAG